The genomic DNA TCTGCAAGGTTCGCACGTTTGGCACGCAGTGCTTTGACTTCAGCACCTGAGAGTACAATGCCAGCTTCAAACTTCTCAAGTATCTCATAATCGTGCCGGGCTTTTTTGTTTTGTGCGATGATGTTGATAGCCAAATCGGTCCTTTGTGTAGAGGGTTCTATCTATACTTTGTAGAATTATATCATATAATTCACTATGGATAATGTAGAAACACACCCCTTGGAAATACTCTATCAAGATGAATATTTGGTTGCGATCAATAAACCATCGGGTCTGCTTGTACACAAGTCACCCATAGACAAACATGAAACGCAGTTCGCACTGCAACTGGTGCGTGACCAGATAGGGCAGTATGTCTATCCTGTCCATCGTTTGGATAAACCGACCTCGGGGGTATTGCTTTTTGCACTGGACCCTCAAATAGCCCAGACGATGTCCCTGCTTTTTCGCGCCTCTCAGGTAGATAAAGAGTACTTGGCTGTCGTACGCGGTTTTACCGAAGAGACATCACTGATAGATTATCCGCTCAAACAAATGTTAGATACCAAAGCGCAGAAGAAACAGGGGATCACTAAAGAGACACAGGAGGCGAAAACAGCGTATGAACGTTTGGCTACAATAGAGTTGCCTTTTGCTGTAAGCCGTTACCCTGTTGCCCGTTACTCTTTGGTAAAACTTCTTCCCAAAACGGGAAGAAAACACCAGCTCCGACGCCATATGAAACATATCTTTCACCCTATTATCGGAGATACAAAACATGGGAGAGGAGAGCACAATACACTTTTTCGTGAAAAATATACATGTCATAGGCTTCTGTTGCATGCATACAGGATCTCTTTTATCCATCCCATACATCAAGAAAAATTAGTCATCAATGCCTCACTGGATGATACTTGGCAGAAACTATTCAACGCATTTGACTGGGAGAAGATTGTTTATTAGGGTCTGTATATACCCATGGATTATAAGGTGGTCGTGGGCACTTTTACTCATATGAAAATATCACCATTGTAGCTTCTTCTATGGTATAATGATATGAATATTTCATATGTGGAGCATAGAATGATTTTACCAAGAAGATGGTATTACACTGTACTATTTTTATTTTTGTTTAGTAGTGTATCTTTTATTGAAGCACAAGAGGATACAGCAATTGCAGTAGAAGAAAAGAGTACTTATGTCAATCTCAATACCGAAAAACCAGACTCTAAAATCATTATCGGAGCATTGGAGTATGTTCGACTGGTACCTCCAAACCTGGTACTCAAAGCACGTATTGACACAGGTGCAAAAACAACATCTATCGATGCACGTAACATCACACCTTTTGAACGTGATGGAAAACAGTGGGTACGGTTTGTCTGTGTGTCGGGGGAAAAAGAGTACACGATCGAAAGAAAAGTCATCAAAACAGTACAGATCAAGCGTCATGGGGCAGAGTCACAAGATCGTTATGTTGTCAAGATGCGTATTATACTTGGTGATGTATCCCAGCTCATCTCTGTGAACTTGAATGATAGAGATGAGTATAAATACCCTGTCCTTATAGGACGTAATTTCTTACGCGATTTTTTTATGGTTGATGTTGCAAAAAAATATCAATTTAAACCTATGTCTTTACCCAAATAAGAAGGAAAATACATGTCTAGAAGATTTCAAGTACTGTTGATCACTTTCACTTTGGCATTTACAGGATTTTTTATCGTCTGGTATAAGGTCGGTGTACTTGGCATACCATTTTTGCCTCACGAAAAACGTTCTGTCTATACTATAGGTGCAGAGATCTCATTTGTAGGACAAAAGAAATCAGTCTTGGTCTCTATGGCACTTCCAGAACCTCAGGAGGGGATACAGATACTCTCAGAAGATGTTGCATCCTCCGGTTTTGGCTATGCCGAGGGAGAAACAGTCAACGGAAAAAGGGCTGAATGGAGCAAGCGTAATGTGGTAGGACCGCAGATGCTTTACTACTCTCTTGAAGTTTTAATAGAACCGGGAGAACATAAGCCTAAACCGCCTATCGCACCGTCTGAACAAGAAACTGAGACGCTTAGTGATCTTCCAAATATGTTACAGGATACGGCAAAAAATCTTTTACATGATGTACGTTCCAGATCGGCAGATACACATTCATTTACAGCACAGCTGATCAAGGATTTTAGTGCAAAAGAGCCTTCACAGGCGGTGAAGATACTGCTTGCACAAGCAGGAGAAAGCAAAATCGATCTGCTCTACCGTCTTTTAAGATACAGAAAAATATCGGTACGTAAGATCCATGGACTTTATCTGGAAAGTGCACGGCGTAATATTGCATTGACACCTATGCTGGATGTCTATGATGGAAAAGATTGGCAACTGTATGATCTGAACAAAGGCAAAGTGGTCCGTGATAAGAACTTTTTTGTTTGGCAGCAAGGCAATAATTCTCTGATTGAGGTCACAGGAGCAAAAAAATCCAACATCAGTTTTTCATTGAATGAACGTCAGGTTCCCGTACAATACCTTCTTGACAAAAAAGAATTGGTCAAAAAGGCGGCGATCTTGGACTTTTCACTTTTTACCTTGCCTATATCTGAACAGAATACCTATAGGCATATATTATTGGTACCGTTTGGCGCATTGGTAGTGGTATTGTTAAGGATCATGATAGGGTTGAGAACATCAGGAACCTTTATGCCTGTGTTGATCGCATTGGCCTTTATGGAGACGACACTTTCTGCCGGGCTTGTCATGTTTATTATGATCGTAGGGATGGGACTGATCATTCGTTCTTATTTAAGCAGTCT from Sulfurovum xiamenensis includes the following:
- the truC gene encoding tRNA pseudouridine(65) synthase TruC, giving the protein MDNVETHPLEILYQDEYLVAINKPSGLLVHKSPIDKHETQFALQLVRDQIGQYVYPVHRLDKPTSGVLLFALDPQIAQTMSLLFRASQVDKEYLAVVRGFTEETSLIDYPLKQMLDTKAQKKQGITKETQEAKTAYERLATIELPFAVSRYPVARYSLVKLLPKTGRKHQLRRHMKHIFHPIIGDTKHGRGEHNTLFREKYTCHRLLLHAYRISFIHPIHQEKLVINASLDDTWQKLFNAFDWEKIVY
- a CDS encoding ATP-dependent zinc protease family protein — translated: MNISYVEHRMILPRRWYYTVLFLFLFSSVSFIEAQEDTAIAVEEKSTYVNLNTEKPDSKIIIGALEYVRLVPPNLVLKARIDTGAKTTSIDARNITPFERDGKQWVRFVCVSGEKEYTIERKVIKTVQIKRHGAESQDRYVVKMRIILGDVSQLISVNLNDRDEYKYPVLIGRNFLRDFFMVDVAKKYQFKPMSLPK
- a CDS encoding inactive transglutaminase family protein, translated to MSRRFQVLLITFTLAFTGFFIVWYKVGVLGIPFLPHEKRSVYTIGAEISFVGQKKSVLVSMALPEPQEGIQILSEDVASSGFGYAEGETVNGKRAEWSKRNVVGPQMLYYSLEVLIEPGEHKPKPPIAPSEQETETLSDLPNMLQDTAKNLLHDVRSRSADTHSFTAQLIKDFSAKEPSQAVKILLAQAGESKIDLLYRLLRYRKISVRKIHGLYLESARRNIALTPMLDVYDGKDWQLYDLNKGKVVRDKNFFVWQQGNNSLIEVTGAKKSNISFSLNERQVPVQYLLDKKELVKKAAILDFSLFTLPISEQNTYRHILLVPFGALVVVLLRIMIGLRTSGTFMPVLIALAFMETTLSAGLVMFIMIVGMGLIIRSYLSSLNLLLVARISAVMIVVILIMSFMSILSFKLGIKEVLTVTFFPMIILAWTIERMSILWEEEGAKEVFIQGGGSLIVAVCAYFVMSDPFVSHMAFNFPELLLVVLAVIIMIGRYSGYRLSELIRFRSMVE